cccgcttgtcacaactagagaaagcccacacacagcaacgaagacccaacaggcaaaaataaacaaatttttaaaaaagtaaaaaaaatagataaatttgggGAGGATTGGCACAGCAATGACATTGAATCTTCTGATCAataagcatggaatatcttttcattttcattgcacctttaatttctttcagctgtgttttgtatttttcagtgcCTGGGTTTTGCCCGTAGTTTGCTAAattatccctaaatatttcatacattaaaaaattaaatttccattttaccCTTACTATAAGAATATGATAGATTTTTGCATAATGACCTTATATCCTGTAACCTTGCTCTCaccttttctagttttttttgtaAATTCCTTTTTTTCGACACAGACAACCAACCTGTctgcaaataaaaagttttacttttttttccccgaTCTGTAtgcctttcatttttcttgtcatGTTGCACCTCGTGGGACCTCCAGTACAATGCTTAATAAAAGGGTGAGAGCAGATATTATTGCCTTGTTCATAATTTTAGGAGGAaagcatttaatttttcaaaattattaactatggggtttttttgcaggTGCCCTCTATCAGGTTGAGGAAACCCCCTTCTATTCCTAGATTGCCAAGAACGTGTATGACTTGGTGTAGAGTTTAGTCAGATGCTTCTTGTATACTATTAAGAtgatacagtttttctttttgctctgtaAATATGATGTAAATATGTAAAAACTGTAAATTTTTGGTTTACAAGGTGGTGTTTGAATGCAAAAACAACCTTGCagtcctgggataaattccacttggttgtAATGTACTTTCCTTTTGATAAACTGTTCAAAatgatttcctaatattttgtcaaggattttttttttttttttttttttttttgcggtacgcgggcctctcactgttgcggcctctcccgttgtggagcacaggctccggacgcgcaggctcagtggccatggctcacgggcctagccactccgtggcatgtgggatcttcccggaccggggcacgaacccgtgtcccctgcatcggcaggcggactcccaaccactgcgccaccagggaagccccattgtcaaggatttttgcacctaCATCCAGGGAGCTGTTAGTGTgtagtttttgtttcttgtaatatcattgtctggttttccTATCAGGTTAATGCTGCTGCTTCACAGACTAAGGCGGGAagtgttttcctcttttattttctggatgagtttgtgtagaattggtacAATAACTTCTgtaaatttttggtagaattcaccagtgaagccatctgggcttggagtcttctttgtgggaagatttttaactaGAAATTTCTTTGTGATTGGACTaatcaggttatctatttctcctttagtGAGTTTTGGTATTTTGGACGTGACATTTTCATCAAAGTTGTCAAATTCATTGGCATAAAGTTCATACTACttccttttcatccttttaccCTGTAGAATCTGCAAGAAGATCTTCTCTCTCATTCTTGGTGATTTGtctcctttcttttattctttgatctGTCTGCCTAGAGGTTTAGcaattgtattaattttttcaaagaatcagattctgatttcattgatttactcaattgttttggttttctatGCCATTGTCTTCTTTTATTATTGCCTCCTTTCTGCTTGGTTTgggtttaattttattcttttcctaatttcttaaggtggaagcttagatgaCTGCACCTTCTATTTTCTAATAAAAgtttaatgttataaattttcTTACATGCACTGCTTTACTGCACATTGCAACTTCTgatgttgcattttcatttttacttagttCTTCATCATTTATAACGGTCATATTTTACCTAGAAATGTGTTGTCTAATTTCCAGTAGTTTTGCGGAGGGGGGTAGATTTTCCAGATGtatctgttactgatttctagtttaattattTTGTAGTCAGAGAAAAACCACTTTGtttgcaattcttttgaatttgaGGGTTGTTTTATGGCCCATAAGATGGTTTCTCTTCATGAATGTCCCATGTGTTGTTGGGGAAAAATGTGTATTGAGTGGAATGTATTTGTTCACTAGAACAGAGgaatttatgctttttttttaggTTCAGAAGACAAAGACCATATTGTGGTTGTTCTAATTGATCTTAAGAGATCTGTTCTGAGTTTGCATTTTCACGTTTTCAGGGCTAATTTTAAGTTTGCACACAGATTTGAAAAACCCTtgcccttgcttttctttttcaccatgttataaaatgtatattGGCCTTGCTGACATTTTCTACTCATGTTACTTAAGGCCAGGATTGAGTTTAAATGTAGATGGTGTAAGCTGCTCTTAAGTGAGATGTGAGGCAGGCTAGTTGAGGGCATGGCTCTTAGAGTTGGGTGGACCCATGTTCCAGTCTTTATTCTGCTACTTAATATGTCTGTGTTCATGGGCACATGGTCTTTCAATCTTGCAAGGCTTTTGTGAAATCAGCTTTGACAACAGCAGTGAAGCACCTGTGTGCATGGTACAAGTCAGGGACAAATGACACTCTTGCTGTTACGGGGCTTGGGGGAGTAATGGGAAGCATTCGCGCGGTTTCATTTTCAGAACCTGTCTGATGAACCTGGATCCCTTTCTTAGCCGTTTACCCGTATGTATCGAGAACTCTGCCTTCTTTGAGCTGCTCCTTAGTGATTATGGCACCAATGTCTCCTAAGAAGGGTTATTTACTCTTATTTTCTAACCCTATACAATGCATTTGTTTATTGGGTAGCTCTTCTCAGTGACGGGAGAAATGAGGCACCATGCTGATAGCGATCACCTAGGAACATGAGGCCGTAAGAAGGGGAGGGTCGTCCCATCAGTTCCTACCAGAGGCCTTGAATGCCTGTGTCGTGTACCATTGGGTTAAGCACCAGAAAGACGACACCTAGAAATAAGCTCGCAAATCAGAGGAGAAAGGCGACGGGAAAGGTATAGTTTACAATTTGTCTGCTATGTCGTGTTCCGTAGGGCCTgagtaaaaaaattattaaattgctGAAATCACTGAACATACATAGAAGCAAAAGAGTAGTAAAGACAGACACAGCTGAGCCCTGTTAACGTGCAAATTATATTCTCGTTTGACCAACGTGGCGGCATGCACTTGGGCCGGGCACTCTGCCGGGCGGGTGACCCAGCGGCCGACACGGCCCGTCCTGGTGGGCGGCGTGCGAGCCACAGCATAAGGGCTGAGATGACGAGGCAGGTACAGGGGCTGTGGGAGCCCAGAGGAAAGGCACCTAATGCAGGCTTCCCGAAGGGTGAGAGGCCACGGAGTCAGGAGTGAGGGGCGAAGGGGTTCGGGAAGAGGAAGCAAGCTCTGGGGAGGCCGTTCGTTAGTTGTCACCTCTGACCTTCCCAGAAACACCCAGCCGCAGGGAAATGCACGATTTAGCAGGGAACGTCTACACCATCCAGTCTCCCCAGACCCAGCCCAAGATAAACCAAGCACAGGATGACGGTATAGTACCCCCATGTGTGTTACAGAGTTTTCCAGAGAAAATCTTGATAATGATTAAAAGAATGACCGCAAGTAAGTCAGGCTTGTTGATGCATTTTATTGTGAGATGGGGGAGTCTggtaaaaaactagaaaatgacCATGGTGTAACAAGGAACTTAAAAATGAAGAGTCAGGTTTGTAACTTACATACATGAATACAGGAACAAATTGGCACAAAATGTTAAACGTTGTTCCCAACACTGTTTACATAAGGTCGCCCTAGCTTGGCTTGTAAGGAACGAGACTTCATGGTTAGACTAATCTCTTCATAAAACCGCAGAGCAGCATGCTGTTAGTCACACAGTGAATTTCAGaatttaatagttttatagtAAAAACTGGGTAAAGGTAAAATGACTTGATTGTAGTTGTAAAACTAATACATTCCCATTTAAATTCTGTTCTACAGTCCAAGGCAAGTATAAATGTTAACATAACACTGTTAAATCAAATCTCAATGCAAGAGAACCAATTGCATCTCTACTTTAAATCTTATCAACTTTCCAAATTTTCatactaaaatatattattgtattAATACAAACTACAGTATTATACACTACACTGtgtaataaataaagaaatataaaaataagacacataaatataaaagttttctAAAACTAAAAGTACATATGTCAGTTAAGAAGGGTATTAATACTGCCAGGTTTGAAGACATACAGTACAAAAATGTTGCACAGATCTataaactaaaagaaataaaataatactgataGGTAAGAATCAGCTAATGTTGTTAATAAACTGGGTccataataactaacatttggaAACAATTATGAGCCAAATAACAATGGCAGGTCCATGTTTGAAATGCAAGTACATGGATAAAGCAGATTAGAaaatttccctttcatttctgtagagaaattcTGAAAGTCAATTAACGCAAAATGAATACGGAGGAATTATTAAAGGGTGAAATGTCCCAGTGTTTGGCTTCTCTGACAGAGTCAGTGGTTCtgagttttattttagaatttcgATACAAGAAACAAATCAACAAATGCTAGTTATTGTAGGCCACGCATGAACGGAGGCTGGTCAGAGCCTTGAAAATACTGATAAATGGCACTTAGAGCACACAGGTCTTGCTTAAGGCCAAAGGAGATACAAAGCTTCATATCACATCCTTCATATTTGTTTACCACGTACTCAAACACAATTACGAACACCGATCTCTGCTGTCCTCACCAGTATCAACACTGTTAGTCCCTGCAATCAGAGCTCAACGGCAATCTTTTCAACTCCATTTAAACCACATGAGTAAGAAACTTCAGCTCTTCTATCGGCTGCTTTCTTAAGGCTAACGATACACTTTAAATGAGAATACGCTCTACTATGACAGCTAAATATTAGAAGTTACTACTTTCTAGACTGAATTTAGAAATGGTAGTTAGCACGGTTTGGAACTGCATTATACTTCTCCGTGAAGGGAATTTTGTAGTGCAGAagttctcacattttaaaaaacataataaaatactgAAGCGGATTTAGCATATGTTtaccaataaaaaattataaaatttctccCAATTGTACAGCTTAAGAATAAACCAACGTTAAGAGTGATAATTAATACtgataaaatgaaacaatgccagaTGCTTGTCTAAGTAATCAGTTTCCTTTAGCCTGTTGCATCTTTGCTTTCTGAGTCATTAAGTTTTCTAATCTGCTTCATGTTACAAACTTGTTCCTAACTTTGAAAAATGCATGAAAAATTACTAGGTCTGAGGTTCAGGCACACCcggatttttttttgtgtgtggttttttttttttttttggtattttgtatttttttaaatttttactttacacAGTAGTGAACAGAAATCACAGTATACAGGTTACTGTGTTTCCGTGAAAAGCATGTATAACATAGAACAAACTTCATTACCaattagaattttctttctttctagaaaaACGATCAGgcttcatttgttttctcttcagaCACCTGCTCAGCGCCCTGGCTGACTTTGTGTTCTAAGCTGTGGGCTGGGCTTCCAGCTCCTGCGCCCTCCCTCGCACCTTCTTCGGAGTTGGCTCGCCCCTCCCCCTCGCGCCCCTCCCCCTCGCGCCCCTCCCCCCCCTGCGGTCCTccactttccttttcctcctgcaggtcttccatctccctctcctcctcctcctcctcctcctccttgtcaCTGTCCTCGTCCTCCTCCCGCGTGGAGCTCTCCCTCTCGTCCGAGTCGCCCTGCGAGGGGGAGGCGCGGGCCCCCGCGTGGTGCGTGGGCGGGCCCCCAGGGCCCGCGGCCCCCGGCTCGGGCCCCTCGGCCTCCCTCTTGCAGTAGGAGTAGCGGTGGTTCATGTGCTGGGAATAGGAGCCCGAGTGGGAGAAGCGCTTCCCGCACTTGTCGCACTGGTAGGGCTTCTCCCCGGAATGCAAGCGCGTGTGCTCGATCAGGTGATGCTTGTGTTTAAACGCCTTTTTGCAGATGCCGCACTCGTGAGGTCTTTTACCTGAAAATAAGGGCACAGCTATGAAATAAGATGGCATTAAGCCGACAGGCTTCGGGGCACTTCAGGTTGGAAATggttataaatttgttttttcaaaactGCCAGGTTCACGAGCATACATACCTGTGTGTTCGTATTTATGTCTCAACAACGAGCTACTCTTCTGGAATATCTTGTCACACAAATCACAAGCATACATTCCATTTTCTGTCTTCCGCATTTTCTTTTTGGGTGGCGTGGAGTCAGAGTCGTTCTGATCTTCTACATTGGATACTCCTTCGGAGCTAGTGTCTTGCCTTTCATCCTAGAGGAGACgaagaaggaggaaaacttcCTTTAAAATTACAAGATAAATGAGAGACATAAACAAAAGCACAGATTAAAGAACGACTGTGATGTACACTTTCCACAACTTGACCAAAGCAGGCTCCAAGGGGAGGGCCAGGTGACAGGTGGGGCTGACACAGACAAAAGGGAGGGGCGCTACAGCCGCGACCGCAGCAAACCCAGGGCCAGCTGGCGCCGAGAAGGAAGGACACCAAAAAGAAGTAGTACAGAACGCAGTACTAACACAGTCCACCTAGTTCCGTATGAATCGTTAATTTATGAGAAGTTGGCAGAAAGTTTTAACTTACGAGTTTGCGGAACAATCACAGGTTCGTGACTGCATCACTTACCTTCACTCTTTCATTCTGGGTTTCACTGAGCAAAAATTaagattctgttttttaaaaaagtggtctttaaattttatcttccagaaCCTTCGAGTTTTGTGAACTAAACTCCATTGTCTCCCTATCACTCTTCTAAGGAGCAAGATGGAAACAATGTAGGAGGGTCCACATCTCTAAACAAGGACACTCGCTAGACAACGCATCTTCCGAGTttcgggttagggatagggttggGGCCTCCTGCCGGTAGAATTCTTCTTCAGGGAGCCTGTGGAGGGATTGGGCCCCTAAGATCCTGTGTCTTTTCTGAAGTCTTCCATTGTAAACTCACAAATTTTCTACAAGTTCAAAGGTTTTCCACGTTTCTCACGGCTTTGTGAGGCGGGAGAAGCGCCGACATATTTCTGGCATTTGCGAGCTGCTAACGGTGCTAAAGGGACTCGATTTTCAACGTTATTTGATCTAGTTGGATGATTAACTGAAATGCTTGTGGTTCCCTGTTTATTATTCAAAGGCATGAAGAGTGTTTTATATACCCAAAATTTAGACTTAGTGAGAAATTTAGCCGTGTGAAAACTTTTTCAAGAGAGAAATTTAGCCGTGTGAAAACTTTTTCAAGAGTTACCACAATTACGGGAAGCCCATTGGTAGCAATAGTTAAGGAGAAGAAAGCAGCAAAACACGAGTGAACAGGATACTGTAATTATTTTAGCTGCACCTACTTAtagcaaatatttggaaaaaagattGAATCAAATGAATACTAGAGATAAATTCAATCAGAAATTGACggaaagaaatggagagacatCAAGGTCAGTGACATAGAAAAAGCCCGGACAGTGagacacacacaatcacacacattgGTTCTATCAAAACCGTCATGGATTTGGGGGGAGTTAAAGAGGAAACTGCAAACATAGATTCACAAGTATATTCCCTCCTATATCATTACGATTGAACACTATTTAGTTTACAGCTTACAAAATCATTGGTAAATTCACTagatgaattctttatatacttttgtttgtttacagTTTTACAAACAGGTGCTAACACATAAAAGGTGGTGGCTAAGTTTGCCGGGTGTGAAATATCTGTGAACAAATCCTCATTTACGAATGGTCATGATCGACACAGAACGCTAACGAATTTTGGGATCTGACTAGAGAGCAGAAGTCTGATTAGTAAGCATTCCAGGTTTactttcctcttctgtctctagTTTCAAACAGTCAATATTTAGCTGAGACTCATCGACCCTTTTCTCAGCAGAATAACAAAACTGCCGTTGAAAAGTACTAAGGCACACATTCATCTATTTCCTTTCAGAAATGACAGCTTAACCAGCTGCTTGGCTCATCTTGGGActgatttttattagaaaaattcaCTGAAAAAAGTCAAACGAGCACTTGACCAGTAGAGGCCGAGGGTGCGGGCATTCTTTACCTGATTTCCGTTGGGCTGGGCCGCCCTCAGGGCTGCTTCCTGGGCTGCCGGGCTGACTGCAGTCGAGTACGTGTAGGCGACCTGGGGGATCAGCAGGGTCTGCTTGTTGGCCGCCAGCGCTCGCAAGCACGGAACGCTGTTCTGGTCGGCGATGGCCACGATCGTGGGTAACTGGGCAGTGACTGTAGGTATAGCAATATTTATGGGGTTGGCACTTGGTGGGATTACATTTACAACTGGTTCTGAGTCTGTGACACAACTGTCCTTTTGTGGCTCCTTTTTTGCACAAGACAAGTTCAAGGGTTCTTCCTGGACAGAATAAACACTGTTCTGGTAAACACTAGTGATAGTTGACCTTTCCAATAACTCTCCCTGTTGCTTTGGTAGTGAAAGATCAAGAGGTTCGACCTGTGGCTCCTCCTGTGCCCCTTCTGCCGGGTACGAGTAACCCTGTGCGTTTCCGGAGGAGGAGAGGTTGAGGGGGGATGGGGACGATGCGCTGCCTCTGGAACCGTTGACCGCGGAGCCCACTGGTAGGACGGGGGAGCCGGTTATCTTCAGAGGACTCTGGAGATTCCTCGTGCCGTCCTGGGATTCATCTGCGTTTGTGGGCTGAGGCTGGTCATCGTTCTTAGCAGGGATGTTGGCTTTGCCTGGCTCGGGAGAAGATGCCTCAGAAGACTGCACTGACGTCTGTCCCGTCTGCATCTTTTCAAACCACTTTTTCACTACATCCGGCGGTAGGTTCACTGAGTCAGCAATTTTTGAGAGCTCTTCCGCACTTGGCTGTGCATTCAGAGCATAATATGCTTTCAGAAGAGACAGGAGGTTCTTTAAAGGTGGCTGGCTGGGAGACAGGCTGCCGTCTCCGGACCCCGAGGGAGCAGAGGCCTCGGGCTTGGCACCTTCTGGCGCGGGGGGCAGATGGGGCTGGGCGGGCTGCTTCAGGTCATAGTGCTTTAGCTCCGGAAGTGCGCTGATGTCCCCTGGACAGTCGTCACACAGGAGGCAAGTGCTGTCGTTCCCTCCTCCTTCAAAGCTTTTGTCCTTCTCAGATTTAACAGTAAGATCTTCTGGTAACTTTTCACTTTTGCAACTGTTGGTGGggactggattttctttttttaaattctgaggaACAACTTGAAGTTGGCTAGGTTGTTCAAGACTGTAGTTAATGATGATTTTGGTGGTTCCATCTTGATCCACCAGAGGAAGACTGATGGCTGAAATAACAGAATGGCCACCTTGCTGGATGGATGAAGCGCTGATTGTTTCTTGTTCTTTGGATGCAAGATTGGCTTGATTATTCTCCAAAACTTGCCTGATTACATTACCATCTACTGCCACTTTAAGTACATTCTGAATATCACTTAAATTGATACTGATGGGGGACACCAACCCCACCGTTGGCAGAACAACGGCTTGCACCACACCCTGAGGAGTACTGGTTGCCTGCAAGGGGCCACCACCACTGAAAACCCCATTCTGTAAAGGGGTTGAACAGTTGATTCCTGAAGCAACCACTATGGGCTTGAACTCATAATCCACAGGCTCCGTTTTGATTTGGTTTACGGAAAGTTGTTCTTGGAAGGGCTTATTCTCTATCTTCTGCCGTATCTGTGGTCGCGTGGGACTGCCTGGTGATGCCGAGAGAGATGGTGAGGGACACTGCGAGGTCTTGAGCCCTGTTCGTGGTCGCCCGTTCACAGGCATCAGGCTGATACATTTCTTACTGCTTATGTGTGAGCTATAGGAACCGGAATGGGAAAAACGTTTCTTGCAGTTTGGGCATTCATATGGCTTCTCTCCTAAACGACAACAAAAAATTACATTCATAAATTTTTACGTATCCACGTTTTTCCTAAAACAAGCAGTATCAATTTCAAAAGAGGTTACCATGtatatttgtaatataattttatttagaatcATCACTTTACGTTCAAAACCTACGTAAATGTCATAAACACCAGTAAAACGTGAGTCTGAACTACGTGCTAACCAATTAAAGAATCTTCTCAGCATATGTGTCCAACATTTCTGcaaacttttaaaagttcaaatcATTCTCAAATACCAAAAAATTATATCCTACTCtttgaagtaatttttttcttatcctgTTTCACCAATTTATGTAATTTTCTATACTTTATTCTACTTAACCATCTGTAGGAGAAATTAATattagaggaaagaaaagtaaatctcCCATAAGGCTTAGCATGCATGAACATCTCGCCTTAACTGTGTGAGTCATGAAGATCTATCCTTCCCATATCCACAGGTTTccttgaaaatatctttttcaatGGGAAGAAAACTTGAAATACAAGGTATTGTTAGAAGCCGTGGCTTATTAAACTGGGATGTATGTACTTCTGGATGTATCAGGCAATGTTTTACTGGGTATGAAAAGCATCTTACAGTTTCAATTTAGCGATAGTGGTTATGgtaatttaaaacatgtaaatattAAGACACAGAGTAGACTGTGTTGCACAAATGCAACGTTTCTGTGAAAcgttaggaaaaaaacaaagaagcttCCTGCTTACAGAGGCCTCCTTTAAGTTGCTTCCCTGGACCTTCCAGGGCACAAGGCATTTATTCTTCTTGGCCAGTAGGGATACTTGGAC
Above is a genomic segment from Pseudorca crassidens isolate mPseCra1 chromosome 1, mPseCra1.hap1, whole genome shotgun sequence containing:
- the ZEB1 gene encoding zinc finger E-box-binding homeobox 1 isoform X12, whose product is MTSHKSGRDQRHVTQSAGNRKFKCTECGKAFKYKHHLKEHLRIHSGEKPYECPNCKKRFSHSGSYSSHISSKKCISLMPVNGRPRTGLKTSQCPSPSLSASPGSPTRPQIRQKIENKPFQEQLSVNQIKTEPVDYEFKPIVVASGINCSTPLQNGVFSGGGPLQATSTPQGVVQAVVLPTVGLVSPISINLSDIQNVLKVAVDGNVIRQVLENNQANLASKEQETISASSIQQGGHSVISAISLPLVDQDGTTKIIINYSLEQPSQLQVVPQNLKKENPVPTNSCKSEKLPEDLTVKSEKDKSFEGGGNDSTCLLCDDCPGDISALPELKHYDLKQPAQPHLPPAPEGAKPEASAPSGSGDGSLSPSQPPLKNLLSLLKAYYALNAQPSAEELSKIADSVNLPPDVVKKWFEKMQTGQTSVQSSEASSPEPGKANIPAKNDDQPQPTNADESQDGTRNLQSPLKITGSPVLPVGSAVNGSRGSASSPSPLNLSSSGNAQGYSYPAEGAQEEPQVEPLDLSLPKQQGELLERSTITSVYQNSVYSVQEEPLNLSCAKKEPQKDSCVTDSEPVVNVIPPSANPINIAIPTVTAQLPTIVAIADQNSVPCLRALAANKQTLLIPQVAYTYSTAVSPAAQEAALRAAQPNGNQDERQDTSSEGVSNVEDQNDSDSTPPKKKMRKTENGMYACDLCDKIFQKSSSLLRHKYEHTGKRPHECGICKKAFKHKHHLIEHTRLHSGEKPYQCDKCGKRFSHSGSYSQHMNHRYSYCKREAEGPEPGAAGPGGPPTHHAGARASPSQGDSDERESSTREEDEDSDKEEEEEEEEREMEDLQEEKESGGPQGGEGREGEGREGEGRANSEEGAREGAGAGSPAHSLEHKVSQGAEQVSEEKTNEA
- the ZEB1 gene encoding zinc finger E-box-binding homeobox 1 isoform X9, with protein sequence MADGPRCKRRKQANPRRNNVTNYNTVVETNSDSDDEDKLHIVEEESITDAADCEGGAPEDGLPTDQAVLPGSSAREGNVKSCWEDDAGKEGQEILGPEARADEVGGTPDAFSQLLTCPYCDRGYKRFTSLKEHIKYRHEKNEDNFSCSLCSYTFAYRTQLERHMTSHKSGRDQRHVTQSAGNRKFKCTECGKAFKYKHHLKEHLRIHSGEKPYECPNCKKRFSHSGSYSSHISSKKCISLMPVNGRPRTGLKTSQCPSPSLSASPGSPTRPQIRQKIENKPFQEQLSVNQIKTEPVDYEFKPIVVASGINCSTPLQNGVFSGGGPLQATSTPQGVVQAVVLPTVGLVSPISINLSDIQNVLKVAVDGNVIRQVLENNQANLASKEQETISASSIQQGGHSVISAISLPLVDQDGTTKIIINYSLEQPSQLQVVPQNLKKENPVPTNSCKSEKLPEDLTVKSEKDKSFEGGGNDSTCLLCDDCPGDISALPELKHYDLKQPAQPHLPPAPEGAKPEASAPSGSGDGSLSPSQPPLKNLLSLLKAYYALNAQPSAEELSKIADSVNLPPDVVKKWFEKMQTGQTSVQSSEASSPEPGKANIPAKNDDQPQPTNADESQDGTRNLQSPLKITGSPVLPVGSAVNGSRGSASSPSPLNLSSSGNAQGYSYPAEGAQEEPQVEPLDLSLPKQQGELLERSTITSVYQNSVYSVQEEPLNLSCAKKEPQKDSCVTDSEPVVNVIPPSANPINIAIPTVTAQLPTIVAIADQNSVPCLRALAANKQTLLIPQVAYTYSTAVSPAAQEAALRAAQPNGNQDERQDTSSEGVSNVEDQNDSDSTPPKKKMRKTENGMYACDLCDKIFQKSSSLLRHKYEHTGKRPHECGICKKAFKHKHHLIEHTRLHSGEKPYQCDKCGKRFSHSGSYSQHMNHRYSYCKREAEGPEPGAAGPGGPPTHHAGARASPSQGDSDERESSTREEDEDSDKEEEEEEEEREMEDLQEEKESGGPQGGEGREGEGREGEGRANSEEGAREGAGAGSPAHSLEHKVSQGAEQVSEEKTNEA
- the ZEB1 gene encoding zinc finger E-box-binding homeobox 1 isoform X10 — protein: MADGPRCKRRKQANPRRNNVTNYNTVVETNSDSDDEDKLHIVEEESITDAADCEGGAPEDGLPTDQAVLPGSSAREGNVKSCWEDDGKEGQEILGPEARADEVGGTPDAFSQLLTCPYCDRGYKRFTSLKEHIKYRHEKNEDNFSCSLCSYTFAYRTQLERHMTSHKSGRDQRHVTQSAGNRKFKCTECGKAFKYKHHLKEHLRIHSGEKPYECPNCKKRFSHSGSYSSHISSKKCISLMPVNGRPRTGLKTSQCPSPSLSASPGSPTRPQIRQKIENKPFQEQLSVNQIKTEPVDYEFKPIVVASGINCSTPLQNGVFSGGGPLQATSTPQGVVQAVVLPTVGLVSPISINLSDIQNVLKVAVDGNVIRQVLENNQANLASKEQETISASSIQQGGHSVISAISLPLVDQDGTTKIIINYSLEQPSQLQVVPQNLKKENPVPTNSCKSEKLPEDLTVKSEKDKSFEGGGNDSTCLLCDDCPGDISALPELKHYDLKQPAQPHLPPAPEGAKPEASAPSGSGDGSLSPSQPPLKNLLSLLKAYYALNAQPSAEELSKIADSVNLPPDVVKKWFEKMQTGQTSVQSSEASSPEPGKANIPAKNDDQPQPTNADESQDGTRNLQSPLKITGSPVLPVGSAVNGSRGSASSPSPLNLSSSGNAQGYSYPAEGAQEEPQVEPLDLSLPKQQGELLERSTITSVYQNSVYSVQEEPLNLSCAKKEPQKDSCVTDSEPVVNVIPPSANPINIAIPTVTAQLPTIVAIADQNSVPCLRALAANKQTLLIPQVAYTYSTAVSPAAQEAALRAAQPNGNQDERQDTSSEGVSNVEDQNDSDSTPPKKKMRKTENGMYACDLCDKIFQKSSSLLRHKYEHTGKRPHECGICKKAFKHKHHLIEHTRLHSGEKPYQCDKCGKRFSHSGSYSQHMNHRYSYCKREAEGPEPGAAGPGGPPTHHAGARASPSQGDSDERESSTREEDEDSDKEEEEEEEEREMEDLQEEKESGGPQGGEGREGEGREGEGRANSEEGAREGAGAGSPAHSLEHKVSQGAEQVSEEKTNEA
- the ZEB1 gene encoding zinc finger E-box-binding homeobox 1 isoform X3, with the translated sequence MADGPRCKRRKQANPRRNNVTNYNTVVETNSDSDDEDKLHIVEEESITDAADCEGGAPEDGLPTDQAVLPGSSAREGNVKSCWEDDAGKEGQEILGPEARADEVGVKDDECDSDAENEQNHDPNVEEFLQQQDTAVIYPEAPEEDQRQGTPEASGHDENGTPDAFSQLLTCPYCDRGYKRFTSLKEHIKYRHEKNEDNFSCSLCSYTFAYRTQLERHMTSHKSGRDQRHVTQSAGNRKFKCTECGKAFKYKHHLKEHLRIHSGEKPYECPNCKKRFSHSGSYSSHISSKKCISLMPVNGRPRTGLKTSQCPSPSLSASPGSPTRPQIRQKIENKPFQEQLSVNQIKTEPVDYEFKPIVVASGINCSTPLQNGVFSGGGPLQATSTPQGVVQAVVLPTVGLVSPISINLSDIQNVLKVAVDGNVIRQVLENNQANLASKEQETISASSIQQGGHSVISAISLPLVDQDGTTKIIINYSLEQPSQLQVVPQNLKKENPVPTNSCKSEKLPEDLTVKSEKDKSFEGGGNDSTCLLCDDCPGDISALPELKHYDLKQPAQPHLPPAPEGAKPEASAPSGSGDGSLSPSQPPLKNLLSLLKAYYALNAQPSAEELSKIADSVNLPPDVVKKWFEKMQTGQTSVQSSEASSPEPGKANIPAKNDDQPQPTNADESQDGTRNLQSPLKITGSPVLPVGSAVNGSRGSASSPSPLNLSSSGNAQGYSYPAEGAQEEPQVEPLDLSLPKQQGELLERSTITSVYQNSVYSVQEEPLNLSCAKKEPQKDSCVTDSEPVVNVIPPSANPINIAIPTVTAQLPTIVAIADQNSVPCLRALAANKQTLLIPQVAYTYSTAVSPAAQEAALRAAQPNGNQDERQDTSSEGVSNVEDQNDSDSTPPKKKMRKTENGMYACDLCDKIFQKSSSLLRHKYEHTGKRPHECGICKKAFKHKHHLIEHTRLHSGEKPYQCDKCGKRFSHSGSYSQHMNHRYSYCKREAEGPEPGAAGPGGPPTHHAGARASPSQGDSDERESSTREEDEDSDKEEEEEEEEREMEDLQEEKESGGPQGGEGREGEGREGEGRANSEEGAREGAGAGSPAHSLEHKVSQGAEQVSEEKTNEA